The DNA window CCTCTGGAATTTGTCTACAATAGAAATTGCTGTTCTTACAAGAAACTAAAGGCAGATCTGAGAAATCAATAAGCACTGTTTGAACATTATGTAGATATGCTTAGCTGACTTGCTCCACGTGTACTTTGGAATCTTAAACCCATCAGATTTGTGCTTTGGGTGCTCTGTACTTAGCCAAAAGTTTGCAGCAAGAGACTCATGCTTTCTTAATGAAATTTATTGTACCCAAGTTCAATTTTTATCGTACTAATTGCTTAGTGGTATATCATCTAATTTGGAGCAAAACCTACTGATTGCACTTGTACCCACTGATCTGATTGCCCCATATGTAATTATCATTGGACAAAACCTACTAGTTTACGCACGTCAGTCATTGTTGGCGCAATAGGGGCCATAATATATATTATTTAAAAGATCAGCTGAATGTTATTATGCGTACAATACTTCATTCTTCTTGCAACCAAACTTGATCCATACTTTATGCACCAAAAAACAAAGGAGTAGAAAGAGAAATTTCATGATGAAATCTGTCGGCAACTGAAAATGCATAAGGTCTTTTGACTTATTTAAGTCCTAGCTGACATTGAGTTAGAACTAACAGTAGAGCAGTTGATGAAGCATTGAATATTTATTAATACTGGTTGACTCTTGGTTCATAAAAAGAGAAGGAAGTTTCCTAGATGTCATTAATGTAGGTTAATGGAGCGATCTATTTAAGATAATctagatttaaatttaactggATTTCCCCTCCTCGTGTGTACTTTCTGGCCTTTCTCATGCACTGAACCTATTTTGATAAACATTTTGCCAGTTAATTGCGAAAAAAAAGAAGACGATAGTGAAGTTTACTTAGAAAAATTATGCTGTGATACATTGTACACTCCATTTTATACAGCTCTTACACAGGAGGGTTATGATAGTTCTTTTTTCGCGATGTGAGGATTAAAGATAGTTGGGATTAATGAAAGAATTAAAAAGGCTTGATCTTGGCTGTCACTTTTGTCACCAATCTAGGGAGCAAATCTTGTGTTGGAATAACGCCACACAATTGGAATCCGTCAGGATTTGCCAGCACTCTTGGTTCACTGTATTGGACTAGAATTACATCAGTCATATCTCACTACCTACACACCACTGAACTAAGCTGTTTCATTTTAAAAATTCCAAGCAAACGTGTCCTTGCTAAAAAACTATTTAGGGATAATCACAGTGGTTATCACACTAACATGCGCTACTGTAGAGCTGAGCTTAACTGCTCCTTAAGCATTAACAACACCGTGTTATACATTAACACATCAGTATTATGGAAAACTAGTGGCAAGTTCTTTACTGAATATTCTATCCTTGTCATCTATGTTTGACATGATTAAAAAACCGAACTACCAATCCCTAACCACCTAGCATCCATATTAACTCCTTATCTGTACTAGTAACTAACTGGATCAGATAAACTAAGAACTCTCAAGTACAAGTGTATAACATTCCATGGACCCAAACAGTAGCACTGGCCATTTGTTTAATCCCATGAGAACACTATACTAACGCTACTTGCAAATCTTAGCCTAACACCTAGTCACTGAATAAGAAATGTTAAATACCTTTTTGGCGATCTTCTTGTTGGTGTATGTGACGGATGTGACGGGGCGAACGTTATGGATGGCTAAAGTAAGGAGCTAATCACGGATTAACCCTGGAGCTAAAGTAAGGAGCTAATTACGGATTAGCCCTTCCAAACTGTGTAGCTCGGCCTAACCGGGCAGCCACGTGGCCGCGGACGGTCCACCGGCTGAAGTAACATCGATGGCCCAGACGAGGGGTGTGAGCCGCCTCGCCCGACCTCAAGGGTGCGGGATCCGTCTCGCCCGACCTCAAGGGCGCGGGCTCGGCCTCATCCGACCCCTATGGGAGAGGTTTCCGCCTTGCCCGACCCGAGGGCACGAGCTCGGCCTCGCTCGACCCTGAGTGTACGGACGCGGCCGCGCCCGTCTCAGGGACATGGAACCCTTAGGGTCTAGCGGGAGTAAAAGCTCACGTTGGAGGTCAAGCCTCTAGCACGAGAATAGGCGAGGGCACGCCTCGACATGACCTCCGGAGGTGCCAGGCCATCACGGCAAGCCCCCGTCGCCCGCCACGCCACGGGTTAAGCCGCAAAACGCGCCGGGGGCTCACGCCGCCCGTCTTCTCAGAGCGCACGTCGTCTACCGTGCACGCCGGGGGCCCATGCCGCCTGTCCTGTTGAGGCGCACGTCGCACGTTGCACCAGGGAGCGGCGTAGGGACACTCCCAGCGTCATCTACAGGGCCAATGGGGCCACGTAAACATAAGGAGAGAAGCGGGATTCTGGCGACCCTCCTCTTTCTACTCTTATATCTCTCTCTCATGTATTCGACCCCTGCCCCGTGGCTTGtaaaagggaaggggaggacCTCATAAGGGGATCGAACTCTCACACACTCACGCACTCGCATAACACTTCCCACTACAGACTTGGGAGCCTGTTCTCTCTCTCGACTGTTTATAATCCCTACTGCAAACCAGTGCAACAACATGAGCAACTCAAACTGGACGTGGACATTCTACCCGAACCAGTATAAACCCTTGTGTCTTTCTTGCACACCATCCGAGCTAGACACGCAAGCACAAATTTACTAATCGGCGGTCCGGAACTTCGGACCGACAGTATGGTTCTTCAAGAGATGCAAATTAAATCTTGCAACATTCTAAACTACAAAACTACACCTTGCATTAAGACCTTATATCATTATATGTACAAAATCAAACAATTGCAAGATTAGGGTACCAATAATAATCCTGATTAAATCAGAGAAAACGCAAGGAGAAATTATATCATTAGTTGATGGGAAATATAGAAAAATGTGTATGTTATGATTGCAACTATACAATCAATTGTGTGCCTTAGAGTTATATAGCCAACATGCAGCTCTCAAGTCTATTCATACAGTACCTCCAGGTAGTCTGGCTATGTAGTTTTAAATAAGGAGAACGTATAGTTCCTAAAAATTTGATCAGCATACAGTTTTGATGTGTGCCAATAATTAAGCATCCGCTCCATGCTGATGCATATGGCAATTTATCATTATCCACTCAATGACTCAAAGGTTTAGTACTGATCTCGTGTTTCTAGCTTAACATTACTAGTTAGCTTATAGTTATAGGATATTTAACAAAATAACAATGACATTATTTTAGAACCAAGctatccaaataaaagaaaacaTATAAACATATAAATTCAAAAGTATAAGCCAATGTAAACTCAATAATTTATAATAAATaagttcaaatttaaatataaatcaatCTTGATGTTCTTATTCATATTAGAGTGTGGTGAGTCTTCAAGGTACCTTAGCGGTCAAAATGTATGTAATAACGACCTTCCATATTTAGACTAATCTTTGTTTGTTGTGATAATAAGATGTTAGTTAATAAGAACAGTGCGTCCAATGCGTAGTTAGGGCAAGTACATTGGAGCCGTCTAATAGGTGATCTCATGCAGTGACATGTTATTTTGAGACGACTTAACAGACAACCTCTACAATAGGTTGTTGTTTTTATTGTCTCGTAGTAGTACCATATCCCTAAATTGTGGAATGAAAAAAGAAAATATTATGAGTAGTATGGTAATAGCAACTCGTACAATGGTGAGCAAGTGGTCTCGTAGTTCTTAATTTTAGCTTATGAGATGTTTGTTTCGCGAAGCAACCACCTTGTTCTCTCTCctcccccctctctcctccacaTCATCAAAAATCCTATGTGGAACTGCATGAGACAACTTATGAGACCGCTTAGCGTAGCAATGTACTTGCCTAGTTGGGTCATCAAACCTGCTAATAATCTTTGCAAATCTTGATTAAACATATAAATAGCATGCCTGCATGACTAACACTAAAGTTGAATCTTGTCCATTCTTAATGTTCAGCATTCTAGAGCTGATTCATAAAAAGGAGCTTTCTAGAGTTACGTTATTAAAATTATCATGTTAGTTAAGTGGCAGTTATAGTGGCAAGAACGTGGAGGAAGAATGTTTGGACCATCACGTACCATCCTCTTTGTGTAACTAATCCCAACCTAAACGTCCTCGTTTATAATTAGATGTACACGTGTAATGATGATTGGTAACAAATGACACTCCCAAGACATTGGATAACTTTTTTAGAAATGGATAGTTTTTATTTAGAGCATTTGCAaaatttctctctctctctctctctctctctctctctctctctctctctctctctctctctctcgttaGTTATGCTGTCAGTTCTGCATTACGAAAAATGGCGGCACCAAATAGAATATAGTTCAGTCCATCTTTCAGTACAGAATAATGGTATGAAGTTTTTAAAATAATCAAACCGCTAAAATTTTAAAATAGTTCAGTTCGAGATGGTACCATATGACCTTAGACAACTACAGCTAGCTAGCTTCTTAGCCTTTGGGCGTTCGCCGCAGTCGGCAAGGACGGCAAAACCTGGACAGTCACGCGTTGAACTCAAGGGGGACAGGTCGACGCTTCCACCTAACGAGATCTCGCTTTCATCAGGTACAATACGAATGATCTCCAACTGGCAAAGGATACTGAAACTTTTCTGCGAACAGGAGGAGTTTCATTCTCCTGTAAACAAGTGAAAGAGACAATGCTGGCCACTGTTTACACCACGAGAACGCTACAGATTTTATTTGATTTGGAAATGTATATAGTAAATGGGTCGACAACATCTCATGGAGAAGTGCTCGCTTtgatatatatattatataaacAAATTCCGTGGGAACTAGAATTTCAAGTGCGACTACTGCTTGTCTTTTAGCTGGTGCAACTTGATGCTATGATGAGCTGAATGGGGTGTCAGATGTTATTCGTGTGCTGTATCTACGTGCGGGACAAATCGCATCCTGCACATGAAAGATCTAGGTCTCATCAATCATCTGAATTGACACTCCGGGATTCATGGACTGCCAGTCACTTCAACTTGGCTGACTTTTGGCGGCTAAGGGAGCTTTTATGACGACAAGAGCTTCACATGATGTTCGTCAAAGAAACATGTGTGAATCATCTATTTTCTCCATGGTCCAAGTAGGCCGTACGCCACGTACTTTTGAGATAGAACTGTTGGTAAGAGGTGGGTAGATCTTTTTCCAAAGTCTTTGTGTCTAAGCTAGGTAGCACACACCGTGGCGGTGATTCTATCAATTTCGATGGGATCTGGGAATTGGGACGATGCTTGGTCTTGCATTACCTTCTTTAGATCACTCCTCAATTTAGACTGCTGGGCCAAAACAAGAAGCAACGAGTGTGATTGGAGGGCCCAAAATCCTGTAGCCCAACAGGCCGCCTAGGATTAGGCCCAAACGGCCAGGTCCGTGCAGCCGGAGTCCTGTCCTCGTGCGCGGCCGTGCCAGTGAGGGAGCACGGCAGGCAGCTGAATATACTGTACTACTAGTACTACGTAACAGAGTTCACCTGGCATGCCACGTTGACCTCCGTTGTTTCGCCCTTCCGCTTTAACAGGCACGCACGACGATAGATTATCGCTAGCTAGCTGAAGTACGAGACAAACCATCAGCGCAGACAGCTAGCAGCACAACATATCGATCAGCTCCAGATCCACCGGGTCGATGGAGCACCATGACCGACCCAGCGCTTATGACTGGCGTGCCATGCCAATGCCACCACCGCCGCTGGTCGGACAGCAACTCGTGGGGATTGTTCCCCGGGGGAGCGATCGGGGAAGCATGCCGCGGATCTGCTCCCCGGCCGAACGCATTCGGGCGCACTTGCGCCGTTGCGCGCCGTATCCAACCGAGCCGATCCAGCATGTGCGAGGAATCATCGGCGACGGCACTAGCCAGGAGCCAAGAGGCACCCCCAGCTAACGCTGCCTCCCCTTAAAAATGCCAGTGCGTGGGCGATGAGCACGGCATCATGATCCCCTGTGCTCCTGTGTGCCACTTCCACTCCCCCACGTCGAGAGTGAGTGGCACAGCTAGCTGCAGCTAGCGACGGCATGCAGCCGAGATCTGCTTGTGCGGTAGGAGGCTGCTGGCCGGGATCGGAGCGCACGGCGGCCGGGCACTTGCAATAATGTACGCCAAGTGACCAGCGCGATCGAGCGCATATGATTGGGCTCGCTCGCCGCCGGTCCCGGGCGTCctgcaaaaaagaaaagagtcGACGAGCTCCCGGACGCCGCTGCGCGCGCGGCCACGCTGGAACCTACCCCCGCCCGTGGCTCACACGTTGCTCCACGTTTCTCCACCGATCGCCGTCCCCCTCTGAAACCGATCGGAATTCGTTCAGATTAGTTGGGGACCCTGAGGGCAAGATGATGATTAATGGAGACGCGCGTTCGTACGACGACTCGGTAGTGGATGATGGATTCTGCTTGAGAATTGAGGATACTCCTGTGTACTTAGGGCGTGTGATGTGTCGGTGTACTGTACATGGGCAGGGGCATGGAGAGTGAAGCGTTAAAGAAATGGATTTGGGTATCACAGTCTGGTCTAATTAAAGCTGCTGATGGGTTAGTTGTGGCCTACACTTCGAGTCCTTGATAATTATTGCGATAGATCCGTCCGGCTGGGATGGTATTTGTTCCACATGGCATCGTATAATATACTAGGTAGGAGTATATGGACAAGGTATTAGGTGGTAATGGTGCCAACGAAATGGTCTTTTTGTTtcgttgaccaactcactgacaGCGGATTTCGGATTTTCAGTTCTTGTTGGATGAAAAAACACTGCACCTCAGTCATCAAAGGGTGATAAAATCGCAGATGCTGAGTAGGATTAAAAGGTTTTCCAAATGTGTTGTAACAAATAGTAGAAGACTTTTCTATTCTTCTTACTAAGAAATTTACAATCTAACGCATTTGAGTACTGGTCCACTTCTTTAATTACATATATCATTTAATTTATAACTTTATATTACATGATAGATTATATCAATATATACCAAAAGATAAGAGACATTTGTTAGTTATGCAAATAATCATGAACATGGACGTGAATAGGTTAAAATATTGCACATTAATTGTATAGATACATATAAAAATTTATAGTAAGTGTCTATAATCAATAGAATAATTGAATAAGATATTATGAAAAAAATCCGCTCACCGATTTCACAATAGTATAGGTAGGATGACAAAATTGAAGTGCCAAAACTAAGATCCAACGAAGAAGAAGGAACGATATGTGACATTTAATGGTGCTGCACCATAAAGAGGTAGAAACCGAAGATTCCTACAACCGTGCGATCGATCTCACTCAACAAGCTCTACTTGCATTATTGTCTTTCACATAAATAATTTTATAATTTGTCGAATTAAGGACCATTTACAAAACATAATTTTGTCAATGAACCTGCGCAAATTAAATAGTCCCAACTAGCGAACATAATTATTTAGTTGAAAAGTATAATTACATCACATATCATCATAAATATGGTTGCATGTTTTATCTCGACTATACATTGGAGCTACAACAGGAAAGAAGTTCCATCGTCTCTCCTAGCAATTACTGTAGACTATAGTTAACAAGTATAGCTAACTACCCCAcaattaaaaaaaatcagaaTCATGCGAACGAACCCCTACATGCGTGAGTTGGCGCGGGCAACAGCACAGATGTCCTGACGACGCGCTCGTACTGAACCACTCAGGATCGAGCGGCCGCCCTGTGTGACCCACCGTACGTGGAGCTTGGtcagcggcggccgccgcgaagGCTCTCGTGGCAGGTGAAGTGTCTTCGCCGCGCGGCACACCTGGATGGCTCCCGTCCAATAACGTGCCTCTCCTCTCCCCCCGGCGCGCTCGCCCAAGCCGACCGGCCCATCACTCACTCGCATGCGCTCTAGCCTACAGCCGCGCGTAGTGTATTCTGCGGCTCCAGTCGCTGTCCCGGCAGTTGATCGTCACCGGCCGATCGGCCGGCCAGCTCTATCCGGCGGGAGCCGCTCGTCGTGCCGCACCCGGCCGCTTGCCGCGTGGCAGGTGGGCGTCGGGCCACCTGCCCCGCCGTCTCGGtgcccccgagccctcgccaCCTCGCGCCGCGCCGCTTGGGTGCCGTGACAAGGGATGGGCTCACGGAGACAACACGTACGCACGATGAGTAGACGCATGCAAAGCATGGTACGGTCACGAGAATTGATTGGGCGTGCCGTGCAGTCCAGTGACGGTGAGCTACGTACGACTGCGAACGTTGGCCGGCAATCGAGAGTTACTAGCGGTGATTAGTGTGTGCACGAGAGAGCTTAAGCCTCACTGTCAGTCCCAACACATGTGCTGAGTACATGCGCGCGGGTGTATTTGGATGGACCCAGAAGGGCAGAGCCTCCTGGAGTTCCACGTGCGCTCGATGTGTCCAGGATTCTCTAGGTCTCATCACCTTATCGCCTCCTTTAAACTTTCTGGTAACTACATGGGTTTCTTACTAATAACCGCTATAAAAGCTAATTATTTACCATTTTCTAGCGTCCCATAGGCGGTACAGATAACTCTTGTTTTTTTTGAAGGAGCGGTACAGATAACTCTACTACTATATGCTTGCAAATTTTTACAGCTCCCGCATGTATTCCAATTGCCATCAACACCGTACCCGGTACCCTTGTCACGTAGCTAGCGAAAACCACCTTGCATTGCGCCGTGTCAGGGGGCGGTGCCGCTGCCGCTTGCATGCTGCTCGGGCGCCGCGCTCAGGAAGAAACCACTGCTAATAATAAATTCGCAAGACATCCCTCCTGCAGCAGGAGTCGATATCCATCGTGCCTCCCGTTAGAGAAATGGATACTCTTCGAAACGCAAAGGCGGCCGGTCTCTTTGATGGTGAAACGGCAGCGTCGATCCATCCATAAACATTTTTCCAAGGCACCATCCGCCAATGCATTACACCCACGCGTATCCTCGCGCGGAGCAATCGCACGCACGTGTCGCGCCAACAAGACCGAGAGCATCCATGCGATGCCGGTCGTCCTTTATTTTTCACGAGTTTTCACCATCCTCGCCATGCCAAAAGAACGGACGGCGCGGAAGCGCGGGATCCGGGGCCCGGCGACGCCGTGAGCCGTCGGATCACGTATCCAGGGGCGCGGATGCCTTGACCACCAAGTCACTCTCCGTCACGGCACAGACGTGGGCGCGTGGGCGTGGGGTCCCCGCCCGCGCCACTTGCCGCTTTACCGTCTTCCCCGCCCGCCGCCTACTCGACCACGGCTGCGCTGCGCCCCTCCCGTCCGGCCGTATCCGCACTGCTGCTGCTCactcccccccaccccccaacCTATCCctcccccgcaccgcccgcgGCTATATATTCGGGCACCCAGCCCACGCCTCCATCACTCTCCTACTTGTCCACctctctctcgctcgctcgctccctCCGCGCTGCTCCGGGTCAACTCCGCGAGAGAGGAGATCGATTGGGCGATCGATGTCGCTCGCCATGTCGCCCGACGCGACCCTCGACGTGTCCAGCAAgccgccggtgccgccgccgtccccgccgcGGGTGGACTCGTGGGCTCGCGGGGGACGCCGCTCCAAGCGCCGCGCCGGgagccccggcggcggcggaggagccgAGCAGTCGGAGGAGGAGTACCTCGCGCTCTCCCTCCTTATGCTCTCGCGCGGCGTCCGCGGCGACGCCGCCGAGGACAGCGGCGGGGTCGCCGCCTCCGCCAagggcgccggcgcggccgccgCTAAGGCGAGCCAGCAGGGGTACGAGTGCTCCGTCTGCGGCAAGGTGTACCCGTCGTACCAGGCGCTCGGCGGGCACAAGACGAGCCACAGGAAGCCGCAGACGCCGCCAACAGCCCCGGCGCCGCAGGCGGCCCCGGCCCCGGCGGGCGACGAGCCGGCGCCCCTCGGCCCCGGCGTCGCGCACGCGGAggagaaggtgcaccagtgctCGCTCTGCCTCCGCACGTTCCCGTCGGggcaggcgctgggcgggcACAAGCGGCTGCACtacgagggcggcggcgccgcgggcgcGGACGGGGTCAAGGCCGACAAGGACGCCGCCGCCAAGACCAAGGCCAGCGCAGCCCATGCGACTTCCGTGCTCAGGGACTTCGACCTCAACCTGCCGGCTGCGGCCGCAGCGGCCGCCACGACGACGGTGGAGGATGCCGAGAGCGCGCTTCCGGAGGCCAAGCGGGCGCGCATGATGCTGCTCGTGGTCTGACCGATCAGCTTCTATGGCGGCGGCGTAGGTTTTGCTGGCTCTAGGGGTTGTTTACTAGTTATTTGGTTGGTTGATTGCTTGATTTAATTCCGATTGCGTGACGCGGACTGCGCTTGATCGATGTGAATGTGATAAGCACGGATCCGTTCGGTGCTCTACTCTTTCAGAGCTAGGGAGCTGGTTTTCGTGGCTCCATCCGGTCCTCCTTGCCCATTCATCCTGTACATATTTTGCGACCCTGAGCCGCCGGATCAACAACCTGACGGCTGGGATCTATAGCACTTACTTGTAAAGACCCGGTGGTCAAACTCTATACATATGCAAGGAAACCTTCTTTTTATTCCCATCTAAATCCCACGGTATTAGCTAGGGTGTGAAGAAAGTGAAACACTGATGATGATCATAGCGTGTACACTCATGACAGCTAAATCATACTAGCTACTACGTGATTGCGTGTGATCTTGCTGCTGCCACTATTCCATTAGCGGCCAGTGCCGTCCGCAGCACACCGAGCCGGAGCTGCAAGCTACTACCACCACCAGCACACGCTGCGCGCGCTAAAAAAATCGTGCTGGGCTGCTCATGTGGACAGCGACGCGGGCGCATGCAGCTTTGACCTGTGGTTGGCTTAGCTTGGGAGAGGTCGCCGCGCCTGCCTGGCTCCACTCGCCGTCAGACGTGCGGCGCCACGCTTGTTGCTCGGTCTCGCCGTACAGATGCAGCCGACATCAAAGCTCCGTTAACCTTCGGTTCGGGTCGTGATGATTCCACCTTCGCAGCAGTGGCTGGATCAAGTGGCTTCTGTGGCGCGCACCTGGAAGCTTCTAGCGAGCGCCTGGCCGCCGTGGCACGGAGGAATTTCGCCTGAATTCCTTGCACGCATGTTCTGACCAAGCTGCTGCTTTATTTAGTGGTTAGTGATTGATCATCTTTGTTAATTGTACGTCGCGTAAACTGAGCTGCGGTTTTGGTGTCTTCCGGGCACACGGTATCTGGTGGTAATTTGGGAAGTTGAGCACGGACCCGGCAAGTAAAGCGTCCTTCGAAGCAGTAGTGAGCTTGGTAAAAGTCAGTGGAGTTCAGGTTCAGGTCCTCCTGCTTTCGGAAATTCAGACGGTTCGCGACGGTGGTGTCCTTGTCACGCATCGCGCGATGGACCGAAAGAGCCCTGCTGGGCCACGATGGCCCACAGGGGGCGCATACCTGGGCTTTAGAAGACGGGCCAGGACGGCCGCATCGGACGCGTGGAAGTGTCAGCCAATCAGGAGGATGGGATGATGCCCCGCGAGCTGAGCTGGCTGCTTGGTGTGCGCCGCTACCCGCCATGTATGCTCTTGGGCGGCTGCTGCTTGATTGATGAATCACTCCGGGCGGCCAGTGACGTCTCCTCAAGCTCTCTCTTCTTTTCATGAGAAGTCGGAGGCAGTTTCAATCGTCTTCTAACTCGAGTTGACAAGGTTTAGTTCATCATCACCGGAATAAAggcctttttcctttttgtGTGTGAATTCAGAATCTTTTTCCGaacagaaaaaagaaaaaggatatgACTACGGCACCTGCCTCTAAGAACTCGTGTTGGGTGTTGGGTCGGAATACGTCTAGCAGCCTTGCAGTCGGCTCTGTTAAAAGGCAAGGCATGATGTCTACCTGGAAGTTTCGTTTCGTTGATTCCTTCCATCTGCTCGTGTAGAATTCATTCATTTGCCAGGCCAAAATAAAACATCAGTCAGTGTACATGCAGTGTGTACTTTGCATTACGGCACTTAAACAAAAGACTTCTGACACAATACGCGTAAATATCTACTCTTGCcttttgatttttttaaaaagtcATGAAAATAAGCTCTTAGTCAATTTTGAACGAGGGAGAATGAGATGTTGGTagcaggaaaaagaaaagaacccTCGCGTGGTAAGCGCGTCATTGCCAATACACGTGGTGTAATCCCTCATGCGAGTGACAAAGACAAAGAAAGTGACCGAAGAGAAGCGAG is part of the Panicum hallii strain FIL2 chromosome 2, PHallii_v3.1, whole genome shotgun sequence genome and encodes:
- the LOC112881909 gene encoding zinc finger protein 36-like; this translates as MSLAMSPDATLDVSSKPPVPPPSPPRVDSWARGGRRSKRRAGSPGGGGGAEQSEEEYLALSLLMLSRGVRGDAAEDSGGVAASAKGAGAAAAKASQQGYECSVCGKVYPSYQALGGHKTSHRKPQTPPTAPAPQAAPAPAGDEPAPLGPGVAHAEEKVHQCSLCLRTFPSGQALGGHKRLHYEGGGAAGADGVKADKDAAAKTKASAAHATSVLRDFDLNLPAAAAAAATTTVEDAESALPEAKRARMMLLVV